Proteins co-encoded in one Enterobacter sp. R4-368 genomic window:
- a CDS encoding CidA/LrgA family protein, which translates to MDVALSRVTPALVRRLQVPLQVLLYAGLFIFAQYLVQWLHLPLPANLVGMILLLGLILCRVIPLNWVRAGAHWLLAEMLLFFVPAVVAVVNYAQLLMVEGWRIFMVIGLSTLLVLGATAWVVDKVYRFELSRLKK; encoded by the coding sequence ATGGACGTGGCGTTAAGCCGTGTTACGCCTGCCCTTGTGCGTCGTTTACAGGTTCCGCTTCAGGTATTGCTTTATGCCGGGCTGTTTATCTTTGCGCAATACCTGGTTCAATGGCTGCATCTGCCGCTTCCTGCCAATCTGGTGGGCATGATACTGCTGCTGGGGTTAATACTTTGTCGGGTGATCCCGCTCAATTGGGTGCGTGCCGGCGCGCATTGGCTGCTGGCGGAAATGTTGCTGTTCTTCGTGCCTGCGGTGGTCGCCGTGGTTAATTACGCGCAACTGTTGATGGTGGAAGGCTGGCGCATTTTTATGGTGATCGGTTTGAGCACGCTGTTGGTGCTCGGTGCTACCGCCTGGGTGGTGGATAAAGTCTACCGCTTTGAACTCAGCAGGCTGAAAAAATGA
- a CDS encoding LrgB family protein — protein MSDFALSLLCLAMTLVCYFLNKRLYRRFRKLPLMPLVFTPLLLVLMLVFGHISWQDYIGESHWLMWLLGPATIAFAVPVYDNLAIIRRHWMSLSAGVITASVVAVTSSVWLARLFTLPDEIQRSLAVRSITTPFALAAAGPIGGQPDLVALFVVVTGVFGMAVGDVLFLRLSIREGVAKGAGFGAASHGAGTARSYELGQQEGVVASLVMMLSGVLMVLAAPLIASVMF, from the coding sequence ATGAGTGATTTCGCTTTAAGCCTGCTGTGCCTGGCGATGACGCTGGTGTGCTATTTCCTCAATAAACGGCTCTACCGCCGTTTTCGTAAATTACCGCTGATGCCACTGGTATTCACGCCGCTGCTGTTGGTGTTAATGCTGGTGTTCGGCCATATCTCCTGGCAGGACTACATTGGTGAATCCCACTGGCTAATGTGGCTGTTGGGGCCCGCGACCATCGCCTTCGCCGTGCCGGTGTATGACAACCTGGCGATTATTCGCCGTCACTGGATGTCGCTATCAGCGGGTGTGATCACCGCTTCGGTGGTGGCGGTGACCAGTTCGGTCTGGCTGGCGCGGCTGTTTACGTTGCCGGATGAGATCCAGCGCAGCCTCGCAGTGCGTTCAATCACTACGCCTTTTGCGCTGGCGGCCGCCGGGCCGATTGGTGGCCAGCCGGATCTGGTGGCGCTGTTTGTAGTGGTCACTGGCGTATTTGGCATGGCGGTTGGCGATGTGCTGTTTCTGCGCTTATCAATTCGCGAAGGCGTGGCGAAAGGGGCCGGTTTTGGCGCGGCCTCGCACGGCGCGGGCACCGCACGTTCTTATGAACTGGGGCAGCAGGAGGGCGTGGTCGCAAGCCTGGTGATGATGCTTTCTGGCGTATTGATGGTGCTGGCAGCGCCGCTGATCGCCAGCGTGATGTTTTAG